Genomic DNA from Penaeus monodon isolate SGIC_2016 chromosome 4, NSTDA_Pmon_1, whole genome shotgun sequence:
GAAACACGGTATGAAGAAATAAATGCTAACACGTGATGTTTCGAGTACATTTCTCTTGTATCCGATGAACTTTCGAAACGTGTGGTTTAGAACTATTATTGTAGAAGTATTTTCATAACTATAGGCATGCTTGATGTATCACTAAACACGagttggagaggaagagggagaaggtttaAGGGCAGACGTACTTGGCATAACTGGTACGCGGTACAACTAGCACGTAAGCTGTTGATTTTCAAAGTTGCAAACCGATTTGCAGGGCTTTGACCAACAGATGTTCTTGTATATTGAATATACTGAATAAATGTTTACTTTGAAATGCTGCGCGATTTTAGTATGCATGTAAATAGTTACCGGCGCAGTCTTCACTCATActgccccactccctccctccttccctccctcctcccccgcccccccacactctacctcctcctccctccccttactctctctccttcgtcctactcctactctctcctttttactctctccttcgtcctactcctactctctcctttttactctctccttcgtcctactcctactctctcctttttactctctccttcgtcctactcctactctctcctttttactctcctccttcctcctactccccctccacccacttttcccccactctctttctttcccccctcctccccccactctttccttcccccccttctccccccactctctctttccttccccccttctccccccactctctttccttcccccctcctccccccactctctctttcctccctcctcctacccaccactctctctttcctcctcaccctcctccccccactctctctttcctcctcaccctcctcccccccactctctctttcctcctcaccctcctcccccccactctctctttcctcctccccctcctcccccccactctctctttcctcctccccctcctcccccccactctctctttcctcctccccctcctcccccccactctctctttcctcctccccctcctcccccccactctctctttcctcctccccctcctcccccccactctctctttcctcctcccccccactctctctttcctcctccccctcctccccccactctctctttcctcctccccccctccctcccccccactctctctttcctcctcccccccactctctctttcctcctccccctcctcccccccactctctctttcctcctccccctcctccccccactctctctttcctcctccccctcctcccccccactctctctttcctcctccctcctcctcccccccactctctctttcctcctccctccttctccccccaccctcactcttttcttctccccgccTTATTACATTGATCATAACGAACGTGTACCATCTCTACTTTCAGAGCTGCGGTGGATGACGTTTGAACAGGCTCCCCGAGGTGAAGAAATTCATCCACGAGGACATCCCACTCTTGTATCCTTTTGTATAGTTAGTCCACTGTTTTTACTAGGAAGGTTTCGGTATAACGCTTATGGATACTTCTCAATACGTTGATGAGAAAATGTATGAACAGATGTATGCATTTAAGAAAAGGATGCACATACGTATTTGTTTATGAATtgtactgtgtttgtttgtttgtttgtgtgtgtttgtgtttgtgtgtgtgtgtgtttgtgtgtgtgtgtgtttgtgtgtgtgtgtgtttgtgtgtgtgtgtgtttgtgtgtgtgtgtgtgtttgtgtgtgtgtgtgtgtttgtgtgtgtttgtgtgtgtgtgtgtgtttgtgtgtatgtgtgtgtacacgactCACTTTtgcagctaatatatatataaatgcattaataACAAACTAGACTTCACCTTTTCATCCTacaattaattatttgattattaatcaATAAATCAATTGGTGTTTAATAAAACGAAGAAATTGCCGTATGTAAGTACTACTGTTATACCGTTTCAGATTTAGCCCCATTTTCCAGCATTTCGATTATCTTTTCCCTAACTTGATTTCTCAGCCATAATGCCAAGTTCAAGCAGATAGGAGGTGCTCCTCCAGAACTGGTTCTTCTCAATCGGTTTGATCAGGTCGGTGTCATTCAACATTATTTTATATCGTTTTGATGTATTTCCTGAAAATTAATGATTAGTCACTTTCATGCACATTGAATTGAAATATTTTAGGCAATTAGTCAAAGCATGTTGCATTACGAGTCTGAGTTTGACAGGGCATTAAGTGATTTAAGTTTCGGTCTGTCGGTCTCCATGATCCGTGCATTTTTATCATGCTGAAAGGGTAAGAGCGCATGAAAGTTGTAGGGTTTTCGTGTTTGTACATGAGTGACGAAAATTGTGATTATATTGATTGGAAAAAGCAGGTTTGCGATTTGTCTTGGCGATAGATCGAAGGAAGTTGCAAATGTATGGGTCCAGAAATTTAGGAGAAAGtagacaaaaataatagtaatagtactactaacaatatttttataattactttaattattatcaggTTGTGGAGCGCCTGCCCCTGGATAAGTTGTCCCGCGAGGAGTGCAATAAACTCATGCTGAAGAAGGGATTCTATAAGAAGAATTCACCCGACGAGGAAGTCCCTGAAGAATACCTTAACGGGCcttatagagagagggaagagctgTAGATGAAACCTCGGGCAAAGGCAATAAAAACCATGTTCCCTTAGAAGCAATGTTGGTAACTGTTTCGTCATTATTCATCGTGGAAACACATCTGTAGAAAATTCGAAGTCGTTAGACAGTGTCAGTATAATAGTTAACTAGTTAAATCAGAGCAGATAGTACTTAGATTTTATTTGTAGAAATATCGAGTTTTTATATAAGTAAAGCATCATACAAGCTCCCCAAAATGCAGCTTACCAATTTCGCTTCAAAAACGGAACATGGAAGTACCGCACAAAATTCCGTCAGTGACATTTGTTACCAATATGGAGTCTCGGGGCACTCGAGGGAAGACACGATTTTCGACATGAAAAGGATCACGAAAAGGGTTCGACTCAAGTGGTCCTTGGAAGCAAAGAATTATCTGGTTGTCCTTTCGAGTGTTTTGAGACGTTTGCATTCCGTTGATTTTGTAGTTGtttgaataaaatttaattttaagtagggtgtttttctctcctctgtgtgtgtgtgtgtgagtgtgtgtgagagagtgagagagagagtgtgtgtgtgagagagagagagagagagtgtgtgtgtgagagagagagagagagtgtgtgtgtgagagagagagagagagtgtgtgtgtgagagagagagagagagtgtgtgtgtgtgagagagagaggagtgtgtgtgtgtgagagagagagagagagtgtgtgtgtgtgagagagagagagagtgtgtgtgtgagagagagagagagtgtgtgtgagagagagagagagagatagagtgtgtgtgagagaaagcaCAGTTGAACGTTGGAAAAATGATTGATATGAAACACAAGATCAAAATTGTCATCGAGTTTTTGATGAAGGAGTGTGTCAGCAACTGATAAGAATTTTGCTGAAATAGAATTCCTGGAAACTGCATCCAAAAACGTGATCAGACTAATTACTGATAAGAGCCTTAGTGACTGATTATTCAATAAAATCCTCACGATTATTTGGTGAATGTCTCGCCCATTTTCTGTACTTCACAAATTGTATACATGATAAAAACCTTAaacaaattactttatttttgtataaGTTCTTGGTCATAACCTATGCGTTAACATGAAATTGCATGGTTTCATTTATTTCCTAAATTACATCTAGATATGACGAGTGACGCCAAGAACTACTAAAATTCACGCCGGTCACTCGTTGCGTGTCATGACAGAAAAGCAGATACACAATTAGTTTAAATTTTGGCTTATGCAGCTTAATatgattttgtatttaaaaaaatgccaGTGTGTAGTGCAAATATCTTGTGATAGTGTGCAGAACCGGACTGGGTTTACTTGTAATCACTAATTTATAGTATACGCTTTCTAATAATTTAGGAAATTCCTCCAGCCTCTTATAAATACTGAAGCTATCATTTGACTTAGGTTTTATAGAACGCAATATTCTCGGTCGTAAACAGTCAAAACGCATTTTTATTGACATTACTTAAATTTATCAGCCACGTCTACAGCAACAGCTAAGGAATTATCAGAAATATatggctatatttatatttataatatgttctGTATCAGTTTCTCATTTTTTGGACTTGCCAGAACGCATCAAATTTCCAAATTGGAAAGCATTAACGCAACTTGTCGATTTCCTATTGCACTGCAGAACGCAATATATTATCACTAGTTATACGTTAAGTTTTATTAATTAATGCATCGGTTATTAAGTTTGTAAACTGTCACACCCTAAATAAAAAAAGtgcttatttaaaaattttggaaagattGTATAATTGCTGAAACCCTTATCATGCATTTCCTCACAACATGGAGGTTAGATTTGGTGAATTTCAAAGTTTCATGGGTATGATGTGCAGTCCCATTGTCTTGTTCCAATGCTTGTTCATAGAGCGAATAACAATATTACCAATAGCGACACCCATACAACCTTATGTAAGAAGTCCAAGCTACAACCTTGTTGACCAATATTTATGCCTAAAATTAAgcaatgtatattgatatatttaaatataagtaaagaaaatataaatacactgtGGTTGATACATTCAATCTGttcaaaaaaagcaaattttaacATTACCCTACTATCTCTACTGCTACCTGGCTGGTTACTTCAAAGGAACGGATCGATTTACACGTTTTGGATTCGGTCATGCTAGAAATATCTATATCAACATGTAAAGTAATTAGtggcatatacaatatatatcaataaggcGAGGCTTAGGGACGAAGCCCCCACtgttgtggatttccagaatagtCAATGGTCAAAACTAACAAATGTACCAGGCATCAAAAGtcacacagcattatggtaaagtattgtggtgaaaagggtaagTACAAGTTACAATTTGGAAAAGTAggcagaaggagatgaagaaaaagaaaaggaaggaaggagaagaaaagaccctgcaaaatttgaggtgagggctgaggtctaaaaaaaatggtttttctaTTTAATAAAGGCATATGCAAGGGAATGTATTTATTGCACAATTATAAGATTTGGTAACCATTTTCTGTGAATTTCTAACTTGTTCTTGcctataaaacaataattatgaataatcattttttgtatttggtcATTATAGATTATTCAaaatgtcatttatttttttgtcagttAATTTACACATTTGTGTAATACAGGAATAATTTCATTTGTAAACCAATGGATTatcaaaacaaaagtaaatgaaCAACTTTAGTTTATTTTCAAATTACATTctgaacatacacacaaacattcagcCCATTAAGCACAGCAAAATATAACAACTATACCTATTTGCTATCAATGCACAAATGCAAGATATCAATtacatttattcatcatcatttgcatCGGTCTGGAATATTTCATTAGTGGGATCTCCAATCATACCAGCAGGCCCTCGCTTGGCATTCCAGTCCTTCTGTTGCCTCCGTTGAAGATATTTCCCCATCATATTCTTCTTGACCAAACTACGCATCTGAAATTTAACATGTAAATATAACATAGACTGCATTACTCcaagtaagtaaaataaataagaaaacaaataaataggtgaataaataaaaaatctatatatttaaatttagtatatagaaaaaaaaacaaaataagttttTGACTTTCACATAACATGttagtaaacaaaaaaatctctTACCAGGTTTGGACTTATATAGTTAGGATTCTGCCACAGTGTTTCTCCTCCGAAGCTACCTGCAAACACTTTTACAGGGTTCAGGACAAATCGTGGAcctaaaatggaaaaataatgtatatgtatataaaagtatatatatatttttttttcatcattttaatatataattcaacATTCACTTAAGAAACAAAAGACTTTTAAATCAAATATTAGTTGTACATTCTTTCCTTTGCTGAGTAGGTTTGCTTTCATATGAAACATTTGCCTTCAAATTAAAGTAAATCAAATTAAGAGGAAATATGTAAAAGCAACACACTTACCAATCTCTGATAACTTCCCATCTGCTCCTATTATTTCAAAATTACGGAACCAAATTTTACCATCCACAATGGTGAAAGTATAGACGTGATCATGGAATGGTTGACTTCTTGGATGGTAGTTTGGGATGCCAAAAGTTTGTATGAATAATTCCTTCATGACAGCCCAATGTGGCTCGCTGAACTGCGGATCAAAACTTAGAAGAGGTCGTGCACCTCGCAAACAGTTTCCGGTCATTTTCAGTTCGCCCATGGTgtgaactaaaagaaaagaaaatctaaggttaatatccatatatacaacggcacatacatgcatgcactcaAAGCTACAAACACACCCTCTttccactttttaaaattatcagcattaccattattataattacaatactttatacaatgaaaaaaaaatactggtacAATACTCCCACAATACATtactgtatacaatatatacaat
This window encodes:
- the LOC119569255 gene encoding selenoprotein M-like: MAKRSLRLLLLLGVAFSYTLAEELRETDIAKARVESCGGURLNRLPEVKKFIHEDIPLFHNAKFKQIGGAPPELVLLNRFDQVVERLPLDKLSREECNKLMLKKGFYKKNSPDEEVPEEYLNGPYREREEL
- the LOC119569274 gene encoding ribosome biogenesis protein BRX1 homolog; protein product: MAKKQARKAVEEEEEEVQTPAAPTGFTPPLTRDSDVPVKKKLKKKWTNKQRVLVFGSRGIGYRERHLMENLRTLMPHSRREVKKQKRDDLRVINEIAEMKNCNKCIYFEMKKKKDFYMWISQVPNGPSIKFLVLNIHTMGELKMTGNCLRGARPLLSFDPQFSEPHWAVMKELFIQTFGIPNYHPRSQPFHDHVYTFTIVDGKIWFRNFEIIGADGKLSEIGPRFVLNPVKVFAGSFGGETLWQNPNYISPNLMRSLVKKNMMGKYLQRRQQKDWNAKRGPAGMIGDPTNEIFQTDANDDE